In the genome of Chryseobacterium sp. 52, the window AAGATCTTTTATCTCTTCAACTGTCGGAAAAAGGTTGTATTGCAAGGAAAATTATTTTAGGCGATTTACAGTCATTAACTGATTATGGAGCATTGCCATCACTCAATTTAATTAAAAGTTACGACCGGGATGATGAGCTGGATTACATTTCAACCGATGTATATTCTTACCATGTAGACCGTTCGCCTGTTGGTACCGAAACTTTTTTATGCACCTATTATGGCACATCAAGTGACATCTTACCCAACGATCAGGCGATACAAAAAATCCTGATTCCTGGAATCCGGGAAAAGCTTAAAGCATTACACGACGGTCCTGAAGAGGAATTTGAAGCCTTTTTGGAAGAATATTATTTTGATCTGCATTATCAGCCCACATCCGATGCCCAACCCATAAATTTAGGATCAGGTCATCTTTGGAAATTAGCCGTAGATCATCCGGATCAACAGGTTTTACCCTGTGTTCATAGAGCTCCTGTTGAAAATGCTAATGAATACCGGCTGCTTCTGATCTGTTAAATGGTTATTTGACAGGTCCTATACTTTCACTCATTCTCAATAGAAAGATCTTCAGTGAAGGCTATTTTGCTTGTATTGTTTTATAATTTTTGGTACATTGATCTGTATTATTATACATTAATATCTAACCCACATGGCTGATACAGTTATATTATCTGAAGGAGCGGAATTTGATCACGTTGTACAAGAAGTTTCAAAATATATTCACCTTTATGTAATGGCATTTGAAAAAGATGAACGAACCATTACACGCATTGACAAACGTGAAAACATGTATGGCGGAAACGGA includes:
- a CDS encoding DUF1826 domain-containing protein, producing the protein MNNTFSDHHQIGMVSTFSELVNTNFQGDQNVLCWYRNLDGDFNEIVSQLQLKENITEVYPEDLLSLQLSEKGCIARKIILGDLQSLTDYGALPSLNLIKSYDRDDELDYISTDVYSYHVDRSPVGTETFLCTYYGTSSDILPNDQAIQKILIPGIREKLKALHDGPEEEFEAFLEEYYFDLHYQPTSDAQPINLGSGHLWKLAVDHPDQQVLPCVHRAPVENANEYRLLLIC